One window of the Streptomyces asoensis genome contains the following:
- a CDS encoding DUF1996 domain-containing protein: MGRNIRKRRSSMATKAVAASAALALGGGGLIWANFYASAHESNSGQNSTKAATAAAQVATISCPDVGQKLTNVPNGAKQGVATELANLDKQITEAYTRLASTRQAQTNDASFVQNAITGPLKEKRAATIDRIRINIQRSGGQFNSSLSQLAACTTQAANTNAGQAGNGQQNNNNGQNNNGNQNNGGQNNGGQNNGGQQNNGNAGQAQNGQGGNGPVAADFVDITKAQANAQLGVGANGAAVNGNSGSRGTFTSSCGTNGNDNHNTDNVIVAPGVTNGAHHLHDYVGNQNNDAFASDQELAGAGTSCQNQGDKSSYFWPVLRVQDGSQDFDQNNDGGGKEGNVGKILQPAQAQIKFVGNKKGKVVAMPTALRIITGDAKAFVNGNANANVNWSCTGFENKVQLEAQYPICPQGSQVVRTTNFQSCWDGQNIDSANHRTHVAFAQADGTCANGFKAIPQLQVRLVYNVPAPKLQNGTVVQPYAVDSFPENLHKPITDHNDFINFFSTNLMNKMVNCINTGKKCK; the protein is encoded by the coding sequence ATGGGACGCAACATACGTAAACGCCGTTCGTCGATGGCCACGAAGGCCGTGGCAGCATCGGCGGCCCTAGCGCTCGGCGGGGGCGGGCTGATCTGGGCGAACTTCTACGCTTCGGCGCACGAGTCGAACTCGGGCCAGAACTCGACCAAGGCCGCCACGGCGGCCGCCCAGGTCGCCACCATCTCCTGCCCGGATGTGGGGCAGAAGCTGACGAACGTACCCAACGGGGCGAAACAGGGCGTCGCGACCGAGCTGGCCAACCTCGACAAGCAGATCACCGAGGCCTACACCCGGCTCGCCTCCACGCGTCAGGCCCAGACGAACGACGCCAGCTTCGTGCAGAACGCGATCACCGGCCCCCTCAAGGAGAAGCGCGCCGCCACGATCGACCGGATCCGCATCAACATCCAGCGCTCCGGTGGCCAGTTCAACAGCTCGCTGAGCCAGTTGGCGGCCTGCACCACGCAGGCGGCGAACACCAACGCCGGCCAGGCGGGCAACGGCCAGCAGAACAACAACAACGGCCAGAACAACAATGGCAACCAGAACAACGGTGGCCAGAACAACGGTGGCCAGAACAACGGCGGCCAGCAGAACAACGGCAACGCCGGTCAGGCGCAGAACGGCCAGGGCGGCAACGGCCCGGTCGCCGCGGACTTCGTGGACATCACGAAGGCCCAGGCCAACGCACAGCTGGGCGTGGGCGCGAACGGTGCCGCCGTCAACGGCAACAGCGGTTCCCGGGGCACCTTCACCTCGAGCTGCGGCACCAACGGGAACGACAACCACAACACGGACAACGTGATCGTCGCCCCCGGTGTCACCAACGGCGCGCACCACCTGCACGACTACGTCGGCAACCAGAACAACGACGCGTTCGCGAGCGACCAGGAGCTGGCGGGAGCCGGCACCAGCTGCCAGAACCAGGGCGACAAGTCCTCGTACTTCTGGCCGGTACTGCGTGTCCAGGACGGCTCGCAGGACTTCGACCAGAACAACGACGGCGGTGGCAAGGAAGGCAACGTCGGCAAGATCCTCCAGCCCGCCCAGGCGCAGATCAAGTTCGTCGGCAACAAGAAGGGCAAGGTCGTCGCGATGCCGACGGCCCTGCGCATCATCACCGGTGACGCGAAGGCCTTCGTCAACGGCAACGCCAACGCGAACGTGAACTGGAGCTGCACCGGCTTCGAGAACAAGGTGCAGCTGGAGGCGCAGTACCCGATCTGCCCGCAGGGCAGCCAGGTGGTGCGGACGACCAACTTCCAGAGCTGCTGGGACGGTCAGAACATCGACAGCGCCAACCACCGCACGCACGTGGCCTTCGCCCAGGCCGACGGCACCTGCGCCAACGGCTTCAAGGCGATCCCCCAGCTCCAGGTCCGGCTCGTCTACAACGTTCCGGCCCCGAAGCTCCAGAACGGGACCGTCGTGCAGCCCTACGCGGTGGACAGCTTCCCGGAGAACCTGCACAAGCCGATCACCGACCACAACGACTTCATCAACTTCTTCTCCACGAACCTGATGAACAAGATGGTCAACTGCATCAACACCGGCAAGAAGTGCAAGTGA
- a CDS encoding tetratricopeptide repeat protein: MNQDWEDRVTAAWAGFDEYPEERAAEFRAVIDKLVAELPEDSPLGLFERACAWDSTGHSDRAAPLYRDALARGLSEESGYKGRRAKIQLSSSLRNIGQAEEGVKLLTPELDAPSDELDDAVRACLALCLSSLGRDREGLSLVLGALAPHLPRYQRSMANYARALRED, encoded by the coding sequence GTGAACCAAGACTGGGAAGATCGCGTGACCGCCGCCTGGGCCGGCTTCGACGAGTATCCGGAGGAGCGGGCGGCGGAGTTCCGGGCCGTGATCGACAAGCTGGTCGCCGAACTCCCCGAAGACAGTCCGCTGGGCCTGTTCGAGCGGGCCTGCGCCTGGGACTCGACCGGCCACTCGGACCGGGCCGCCCCGCTGTACCGGGACGCGCTCGCGCGCGGGCTGAGCGAGGAGAGCGGCTACAAGGGCAGACGAGCCAAGATCCAACTCTCCAGCTCCCTCCGCAACATCGGCCAGGCGGAAGAGGGCGTCAAGCTGCTGACCCCCGAACTGGACGCCCCCTCCGACGAGTTGGACGACGCCGTACGCGCCTGTCTGGCCCTGTGCCTGTCGAGCCTCGGCCGCGACCGCGAGGGCCTGTCCCTGGTGCTCGGCGCCCTGGCCCCCCATCTGCCGCGCTACCAGCGGTCGATGGCCAACTACGCGAGGGCGCTCCGGGAGGACTGA